Proteins from one Anopheles nili chromosome 2, idAnoNiliSN_F5_01, whole genome shotgun sequence genomic window:
- the LOC128728645 gene encoding Fanconi anemia group D2 protein, translating into MNEVYSQAKRRRQGLIGNGRGRNENEDDDIYGSQFSVPSSQAPSQRRYLSQRSNLQQSQVVKSGRRPPTNYYESVLFMAGLSLDQPGGVVVLKSEPIVFMHRLKNVLRTNADYPSNVDRFVSGIEATMKDRTSFMKLLECCQVIPSAEIDLPEPVRKPVQESLMKMFLLVDFLQLKLIELLFSYLMRELSAASIMEEGGGAEDSIVGFVLSQLKFIDHVQNGELVFEKVFELLGKANRNSVVFDEIIFSLEDVIDVSKHDDALARLMKLRPLPKDLLTPTTIEVCTGMCLSVQTLEAIRRKVVQYVADGCPLRYYPSLVKMLLKFNRTEPPENIASIVREVRHLFDTTANPNAWDIPTSADCVEQMLRTIYQAISASAMLFDAWITAIRQLPTAEDHLPIDLLLLTVATTINEVKAPRIRKMTIKKIEQQFFTDAHTDQLVSGCFRRVLQTHLDGFLQLIESCTREKHEHVCEFGVAAMSALFTLDQAIAASDNRVVLSKIVGFICEMASANVASRNDFLIGRCIGALRKLHESHPKEIERSAELLLRILDIAPDLSLRQYRPLIGVIYAAAIPPHANDDAELIAIRDNLEIIVKKQLMCDNRDTKLKGIIGLVQMVYHMSLGSNTDETPELSSSFDSERTIGTISEIPSATSRTLANLISTLFLSTNQSPDLLAICYDELASMLCQPRPKSAPGWEKIFIIWLCDTVTMDFQGTFLVEDGTPLPSRDATGPAGITLALQLCINDADEQTTSSDAATIAVNVGGGVLMHAGSRHSQIGYIAPIFRLMRMLHSIRYGGSLETINALLGCSVVVPEFYGSTEEEERRFSVDVYDETACTLLLDVYFCVGNWFRECIGAFVGQEDEPSRRKVLLRLHELVKLEHRLSRMLERMVSDSEYVPAPVADFMDPPNITAKKLRLTESNRPGRPKAGAHDKTVNLDAPLSTQTVAATIPATVGQFNEQSLLLRCAFALRRMDPDLVRLFAVPMVPSRVLESPELYDKSLALPEYRFLLENVTIALEQPEPEGRFHRHMVDRWPEFVERIAELQRRLQDGINRMQPASIQELLPLKSCYLWSVRLATALLSWKRFREQRGRPDLIRVQQLLVAKLTEGASTDEHDLHVTELGKVLLKQLIVRESCFGDLSIAAQFYRLARAIGESVGDRRTANQAIARFTRSVLTAPDMKSVDNKSNHHFTTLLDGLIDTVGLKALKQLIVEMRQDMSIEENAPKKAAKSKPTQAASSSCNVRTFACFKRAHYALLFKGLCRAFLRVLQEEIRVRAGAGGGPNRRLELWETACEVTGKLTEIVRQTQHSGSFGIYLRFAQIFIKLFLRNGLPALESILRSSAERASNLLLTLQTTTRYLHNVCCQAKVSKGIGTSAGAVAQVPFVRESVETLVYRVKAALVANRCSAVFWMGNLKNKDMQGELIASQQPQPDSDDDEELSENNANGILLERSDIADELSDDGNEREVAVAAVAVAEAKSSQSKCF; encoded by the exons ATGAACGAAGTATACTCTCAAGCAAAAAGACGACGCCAAGGGCTTATTGGAAACGGACGCgggagaaatgaaaacgagGACGATGATATATACGGTAGCCAGTTCTCTGTACCGTCATCACAGGCTCCCAGCCAGCGGCGGTATCTATCTCAACGCAGCAACTTGCAGCAATCGCAGGTGGTCAAATCGGGTCGGCGACCACCGACAAACTACTACGAAAGTGTGCTCTTCATGGCCGGGCTGAGCTTAGACCAACCAGGTGGCGTAGTGGTGCTCAAAAGCGAACCAATCGTGTTCATGCACAGGCTGAAGAATGTCCTTCGCACGAACGCGGACTATCCGTCGAACGTGGACCGGTTTGTTTCAGGCATCGAGGCGACAATGAAGGATCGCACCAGCTTCATGAAGCTGCTAGAGTGCTGCCAGGTTATCCCGTCGGCGGAAATCGATCTCCCCGAACCGGTACGCAAACCCGTTCAAGAGAGCCTGATGAAGATGTTTCTGCTTGTAGATTTCCTGCAGCTAAAGTTGATAGAATTGCTGTTTTCTTATTTGATGCGGGAGCTTAGTGCGGCATCCATCATGGAAGAAGGCGGCGGGGCCGAGGATTCTATTGTAGGTTTCGTACTGTCACAGCTGAAATTCATCGATCATGTTCAAAACGGCGAGCTGGTATTCGAGAAGGTGTTCGAATTGTTGGGCAAAGCAAACCGCAACTCGGTCGTATTCGATGAGATCATCTTCAGTCTGGAGGACGTGATTGATGTATCAAAGCACGACGACGCGCTCGCTCGATTGATGAAGCTAAGACCACTCCCGAAAGATCTCCTCACGCCCACCACGATCGAGGTGTGCACTGGTATGTGCCTGAGTGTGCAGACTCTCGAAGCAATTCGCCGGAAAGTGGTCCAATACGTGGCCGACGGTTGTCCGCTCCGATACTACCCGTCGCTCGTGAAAATGCTGCTCAAATTCAACCGCACTGAACCGCCAGAAAACATCGCCAGTATCGTGCGAGAAGTTCGCCATTTGTTCGACACAACCGCGAATCCAAACGCTTGGGACATTCCCACGTCGGCAGATTGCGTGGAGCAAATGCTGCGTACGATCTACCAGGCGATCTCCGCTTCCGCGATGCTTTTCGACGCTTGGATAACAGCCATTCGCCAGCTACCAACGGCTGAAGATCATCTACCGATAGACCTACTGTTGCTGACAGTAGCCACTACGATTAACGAAGTGAAAGCACCTCGCATACGCAAAATGACGATCAAGAAGATTGAGCAGCAATTCTTTAcggacgcacacacagacCAGCTGGTGAGTGGATGCTTCCGGCGGGTGCTTCAGACACATCTCGACGGGTTTCTGCAGCTGATCGAAAGCTGCACACGCGAAAAGCACGAACACGTGTGCGAGTTCGGAGTGGCCGCTATGAGTGCACTATTCACGCTTGATCAAGCAATTGCAGCTTCCGACAATCGAGTGGTGTTGAGCAAAATTGTTGGCTTCATTTGCGAGATGGCGTCAGCGAACGTGGCCAGTCGGAATGATTTCCTCATCGGGCGATGTATCGGAGCTTTGC GTAAACTGCACGAATCGCACCCGAAAGAAATCGAACGGAGTGCGGAACTGCTGCTCAGGATCCTTGATATCGCACCCGATTTGTCTCTGCGTCAGTACCGTCCACTGATCGGGGTGATTTATGCGGCCGCGATTCCTCCGCACGCCAACGACGACGCTGAGTTGATTGCCATTCGGGACAACCTGGAGATCATCGTCAAGAAGCAGCTGATGTGCGACAACAGAGACACAAAACTGAAGGGCATCATTGGGCTGGTGCAGATGGTCTATCACATGTCGCTAGGATCAAATACTGACGAAACGCCGGAACTTAGCTCGAGTTTTGACTCTGAACGTACGATCGGCACCATTTCCGAGATCCCGAGCGCTACAAGCCGCACGTTGGCTAACCTCATCAGCACTCTGTTCCTGTCCACTAACCAGTCGCCGGATTTGCTGGCGATCTGTTACGACGAGCTGGCAAGCATGTTGTGCCAACCTCGGCCAAAATCGGCTCCCGGGTGGGAGAAAATCTTCATCATTTGGTTGTGCGATACGGTCACGATGGATTTCCAGGGCACGTTTCTGGTGGAAGACGGCACACCGCTACCTTCGCGAGATGCCACCGGTCCGGCTGGTATCACACTCGCTCTCCAGCTGTGCATAAACGATGCCGATGAACAGACGACCAGCTCGGATGCGGCAACAATCGCGGTGAATGTCGGTGGCGGGGTGCTAATGCACGCCGGGAGTCGACATTCGCAAATCGGTTATATTGCCCCGATCTTCCGGTTGATGCGCATGCTACACTCCATCCGGTACGGAGGTTCGCTTGAGACGATTAATGCACTGCTTGGGTGTAGTGTCGTCGTGCCGGAGTTTTACGGTTCCACGGAGGAGGAAGAACGCCGATTTTCCGTCGACGTGTACGATGAAACCGCTTGCACTTTGCTGCTGGACGTTTACTTCTGTGTTGGGAATTGGTTCCGCGAGTGCATCGGTGCGTTTGTCGGACAGGAAGACGAACCAAGCCGACGAAAG GTTCTACTGCGACTTCATGAGCTTGTTAAGCTTGAGCATCGGCTCAGTCGTATGTTGGAGCGCATGGTTTCGGACAGCGAGTATGTTCCGGCGCCAGTCGCTGATTTTATGGACCCACCAAACATCACCGCCAAGAAGCTTAGGTTGACCGAATCGAACCGACCAGGTCGTCCGAAGGCAGGAGCCCACGACAAGACGGTCAATTTGGACGCTCCGCTTAGCACACAAACGGTTGCCGCAACCATCCCAGCGACGGTTGGGCAGTTTAACGAGCAGAGTCTACTCTTGCGTTGTGCTTTTGCCCTTCGTCGGATGGACCCGGACTTGGTGCGGTTATTCGCGGTACCCATGGTGCCCTCGCGGGTACTCGAATCACCGGAGCTATACGATAAATCTCTCGCGCTTCCCGAGTACCGGTTCCTGTTGGAAAACGTAACCATCGCACTGGAACAACCCGAACCGGAAGGACGCTTCCACCGGCATATGGTGGACCGCTGGCCGGAGTTTGTTGAGCGGATAGCCGAGTTGCAGCGGCGCTTGCAGGACGGCATCAATCGGATGCAACCTGCCTCGATTCAAGAGCTTTTGCCACTTAAATCCTGCTACCTGTGGAGCGTTAGGCTCGCAACCGCTCTCCTGTCGTGGAAGCGATTCCGCGAACAACGTGGGCGGCCGGATCTCATCCGGGTGCAGCAGCTATTGGTAGCAAAACTCACCGAAGGCGCATCGACGGACGAACATGACCTGCACGTAACTGAGCTGGGAAAGGTCCTTCTGAAGCAGCTGATCGTGCGTGAATCGTGCTTCGGTGATCTGTCGATTGCCGCGCAATTTTATCGGCTTGCTCGTGCGATTGGGGAATCCGTTGGAGATCGTCGGACGGCCAACCAAGCCATTGCTCGGTTCACACGAAGCGTTCTCACCGCTCCGGACATGAAATCGGTGGACAACAAATCAAACCACCATTTCACGACGCTCTTGGACGGGCTAATCGATACGGTCGGTTTGAAAGCGCTCAAGCAGCTCATCGTGGAGATGCGACAGGATATGAGCATCgaggaaaatgcaccgaaaaAAGCGGCCAAATCGAAACCCACGCAAGCAGCCTCTTCAAGCTGCAACGTTCGCACTTTCGCGTGCTTCAAGCGGGCTCACTACGCGCTGCTCTTCAAAGGACTCTGCAGGGCGTTTTTGCGCGTGCTGCAGGAAGAGATTCGCGTCCgagccggtgccggtggggGACCCAACCGGCGGCTAGAGCTTTGGGAGACAGCATGCGAGGTAACCGGCAAGCTGACAGAAATCGTCCGCCAAACGCAGCATTCAGGAAGCTTTGGGATTTACCTACGCTTCGCACAAATTTTCATAAAGCTTTTCCTCCGGAACGGCTTGCCAGCGCTCGAGTCGATCCTGCGCAGTTCCGCCGAGCGAGCGTCGAACCTTCTGCTTACGTTGCAAACCACCACCCGGTACCTGCACAACGTTTGCTGCCAGGCGAAGGTGTCGAAAGGAATCGGCACGTCGGCTGGCGCCGTTGCACAAGTGCCGTTTGTGCGTGAATCCGTCGAAACGCTCGTGTACCGTGTGAAAGCCGCCCTCGTGGCGAACCGGTGCTCGGCCGTCTTCTGGATGGGTAACTTGAAGAACAAGGACATGCAGGGTGAACTGATCGCGTCCCAGCAGCCACAACCCGACTCGGATGACGATGAGGAGCTGTCGGAGAACAACGCTAACGGGATATTGCTGGAGCGATCTGACATCGCGGACGAACTAAGTGATGATGGCAACGAAAGAGAGGTTGCAGTCGCCGCTGTGGCCGTCGCTGAAGCAAAGTCCTCCCAGAGCAAGTGCTTCTGA